In Streptomyces sp. DG2A-72, one genomic interval encodes:
- a CDS encoding DUF485 domain-containing protein, with product MSLHPPPNDSFYPPPPPNVEPVSPESIHNSPEFHSMRSAHRSFGTAATLVSVGGFLTYVLLSSFAAGLMNQSLIGHLTIGLALGLGQFLLMGTTIWLYVRHMDRRIDPVTHRLRAHIRAQAQRPAPSARRSGTW from the coding sequence ATGTCCCTACACCCACCGCCAAACGACAGTTTTTACCCGCCTCCTCCACCAAACGTTGAACCTGTAAGTCCGGAGTCGATACACAACTCTCCTGAATTCCATTCAATGCGCAGCGCACACCGCTCCTTCGGCACAGCGGCGACGCTCGTCTCGGTGGGCGGATTCCTCACATACGTCCTGCTGTCGAGTTTCGCCGCCGGCCTGATGAACCAGTCGCTGATCGGCCATCTGACGATCGGGCTGGCCCTGGGCCTTGGCCAGTTCCTCCTCATGGGCACGACGATCTGGCTCTACGTCCGGCACATGGACCGGCGGATCGACCCGGTCACCCACCGCCTGCGGGCCCACATACGGGCCCAGGCACAGCGCCCCGCCCCCTCGGCAAGGCGGTCCGGCACGTGGTGA
- a CDS encoding cation acetate symporter, producing MSVAVVTLFTVLLTAPQRDEISEFYLGNRDMSPLRNGLAMCGDYLSAATLLGSTGIVALTGYDGLLYLGGTVVAWMMALLLIAEPLRNSGKFTLGDNLALRLSQGQRSVRLALVLCTLVVCLLYLVAQLVGSIALLAQFIGTPSGTVRTMCVVVIGSMVVVYAAIGGMPGATVIQVVKAVMLVVGVGFTAILVLHHFSWNVDKLLSSAAGNSALGDRFLGPGLRYGGTTTNKLDFFSLQLAIVLGLAALPHIMMRLLAPRTTRVLRGSVVWAVGLIGFVCLMAGVLGLGATAIVGRGEIANVDPKGDAAVLLLGYELGGPILTALLSSLAFVTLLGVAGGLTLAGASSIAHDLYGAVIRKGKATQTQEVIVARLAAAAIGIMGMMLALLSWGTSTATLAFLAFAIAASAILPTIVYSLFWRRFTARGALLSLYGGLICSVLLVVFSPIVSSTPDSIYPGADFAWFPLQNPGIVSIPAGFLLGWLGSVLSQPQEPQVFEEFEVRALVGADER from the coding sequence ATGTCTGTCGCCGTGGTCACCCTGTTCACGGTGCTGCTGACGGCCCCGCAGCGGGACGAGATCAGCGAGTTCTACCTCGGCAACCGTGACATGTCGCCGCTGCGCAACGGGCTCGCCATGTGCGGTGACTACCTGTCGGCCGCGACACTGCTGGGCAGTACCGGAATCGTCGCGCTGACCGGCTACGACGGTCTGCTCTACCTGGGCGGCACGGTGGTCGCCTGGATGATGGCGCTGCTGCTGATCGCGGAACCACTGCGCAACTCCGGCAAGTTCACGCTGGGCGACAACCTGGCGCTGCGGCTGTCGCAGGGACAGCGATCGGTCCGGCTGGCGCTCGTGCTGTGCACACTGGTCGTGTGCCTGCTGTACCTGGTCGCCCAACTCGTGGGCAGCATAGCCCTGTTGGCGCAGTTCATCGGCACCCCGAGCGGGACGGTCCGGACCATGTGCGTGGTGGTCATCGGCTCCATGGTCGTCGTGTACGCGGCGATCGGCGGTATGCCGGGTGCCACGGTCATCCAGGTGGTCAAGGCCGTGATGCTGGTCGTCGGGGTGGGGTTCACCGCCATCCTGGTGCTGCACCACTTCAGCTGGAACGTCGACAAACTGCTGTCGTCCGCCGCCGGCAACAGCGCCCTGGGCGACCGCTTCCTCGGCCCCGGACTGCGATACGGCGGGACCACCACCAACAAGCTGGACTTCTTCAGCCTGCAACTGGCCATCGTGCTCGGGCTGGCCGCACTGCCGCACATCATGATGCGGCTGCTCGCCCCGCGCACGACGCGTGTGCTGCGCGGCTCGGTGGTATGGGCCGTGGGGCTGATCGGCTTCGTGTGTCTGATGGCGGGCGTGCTGGGCCTGGGCGCCACGGCGATCGTGGGCCGGGGGGAGATCGCGAACGTCGACCCCAAGGGCGATGCCGCGGTGCTTCTGCTCGGGTACGAGCTCGGCGGCCCCATACTCACAGCGCTCCTGTCCAGCCTGGCCTTCGTCACGCTGCTCGGAGTGGCCGGCGGACTCACCCTCGCCGGGGCCTCCTCGATCGCCCACGACCTCTACGGCGCAGTGATCCGCAAGGGGAAGGCGACACAGACGCAAGAGGTGATCGTCGCCCGGCTCGCCGCTGCCGCCATCGGCATCATGGGCATGATGCTGGCCCTGCTGTCCTGGGGCACCAGCACCGCGACGCTGGCCTTCCTGGCCTTCGCGATCGCGGCGTCCGCCATTCTGCCGACGATCGTCTACAGCCTGTTCTGGCGGCGCTTCACCGCACGCGGCGCGCTGCTGAGCCTGTACGGCGGTCTGATCTGCTCGGTGCTCCTGGTGGTGTTCTCCCCGATCGTCTCCTCCACCCCCGACTCGATCTACCCCGGTGCCGACTTCGCCTGGTTCCCGCTGCAGAACCCCGGCATCGTGTCGATCCCGGCGGGCTTCCTGCTGGGCTGGCTCGGCTCCGTGCTGAGCCAGCCTCAGGAACCGCAGGTCTTCGAGGAGTTCGAGGTCCGGGCGCTGGTCGGCGCCGACGAACGGTGA
- a CDS encoding alpha-amylase family protein: protein MILRWSVTATALAATSAALIAPATPAQASPPGTKDVTAVMFEWNFASVAKECANTLGPAGYGYVQVSPPAEHIQGAQWWTSYQPVSYKIAGRLGDRAAFRDMVSACHAAGVKVVVDTVINHMSAGSGTGTGGSVYTKYNYPGLYSSPDFDDCTGQITDYQDRWNVQHCELVGLADLDTGESYVRGAIAGYMNDLLSLGVDGFRIDAAKHMPAADLANIKSRLSNPSVYWKQEVIHGSGEAVQPTEYTGNGDVQEFRYAYDLKRVFNSENLAYLKNYGEDWGYMSGGVSGVFVDNHDTERNGSTLNYKDGADYTLANVFMLAWPYGAPDINSGYEFSDTDAGPPNGGTVGACWQDGWKCQHNWPEIKSMVAFRNATRGEAVTNWWDNGADAIAFGRGAKGYVAINHESGSLSRTYQTSLPAGTYCNVQSNTTVAVNSGGQFTATLGANTALAIYAGKSNC, encoded by the coding sequence GTGATATTGAGATGGTCCGTCACCGCGACCGCGCTCGCCGCCACATCGGCGGCCCTCATAGCCCCCGCGACTCCCGCGCAGGCCTCCCCGCCCGGCACCAAGGACGTCACCGCGGTGATGTTCGAGTGGAACTTCGCCTCGGTCGCCAAGGAGTGCGCCAACACCCTCGGCCCCGCCGGCTACGGCTACGTCCAGGTCTCCCCACCCGCCGAGCACATACAGGGAGCGCAGTGGTGGACGTCGTACCAGCCCGTCAGCTACAAGATCGCCGGTCGGCTCGGTGACCGCGCGGCCTTCCGGGACATGGTCAGCGCCTGCCACGCGGCCGGTGTGAAGGTCGTCGTCGACACGGTCATCAACCACATGTCGGCGGGCAGCGGCACCGGCACCGGCGGCTCGGTGTACACGAAGTACAACTACCCGGGCCTGTACTCGTCCCCCGACTTCGACGACTGCACCGGTCAGATCACCGACTACCAGGACCGCTGGAACGTCCAGCACTGCGAACTGGTGGGCCTCGCCGACCTGGACACCGGGGAGTCCTACGTCCGCGGCGCCATCGCCGGCTACATGAACGACCTGCTGTCACTCGGCGTCGACGGCTTCCGCATCGACGCGGCCAAGCACATGCCGGCCGCCGACCTCGCCAACATCAAGTCCCGGCTGAGCAACCCGTCGGTGTACTGGAAGCAGGAGGTCATCCACGGCAGCGGGGAGGCCGTGCAGCCGACGGAGTACACCGGCAACGGGGACGTCCAGGAGTTCCGCTACGCCTACGACCTCAAGCGCGTCTTCAACAGCGAGAACCTCGCCTATCTGAAGAACTACGGCGAGGACTGGGGTTACATGAGCGGCGGTGTCTCCGGTGTCTTCGTCGACAACCACGACACCGAGCGCAACGGCAGCACGCTCAACTACAAGGACGGCGCCGACTACACGCTGGCCAACGTCTTCATGCTGGCCTGGCCCTACGGCGCCCCCGACATCAACTCCGGCTACGAGTTCTCCGACACGGACGCGGGCCCGCCCAACGGCGGTACGGTGGGCGCCTGTTGGCAGGACGGCTGGAAGTGTCAGCACAACTGGCCCGAGATCAAGTCGATGGTCGCCTTCCGTAACGCCACGCGTGGTGAGGCCGTCACCAACTGGTGGGACAACGGCGCCGACGCGATCGCCTTCGGGCGGGGTGCCAAGGGCTACGTCGCCATCAACCACGAGTCCGGCAGTCTGAGCCGGACGTATCAGACGTCGCTGCCGGCGGGGACGTACTGCAATGTGCAGAGCAACACGACCGTGGCGGTGAACTCCGGTGGGCAGTTCACCGCCACGCTCGGCGCCAACACGGCCCTCGCGATCTACGCGGGTAAGTCCAACTGCTGA